From the genome of Desulfovibrio sp.:
CGCAATGTAGACCCGCGACAGCCCGGCAAAGTCGGCAAACTGCTCTTGTGACAGGCCGCTGCGGACGCGGATAATGCGCACAGTTTTGGCAATGGCTGTGTTCAGCCCCGGTAAAATTTGCATAGAGTATGTGTAAAGCTTTTACGCTGAAACCAAGTATGCGATTGCATACAAAATTA
Proteins encoded in this window:
- a CDS encoding helix-turn-helix transcriptional regulator codes for the protein MQILPGLNTAIAKTVRIIRVRSGLSQEQFADFAGLSRVYIAQLETGERGASLNALILIARSVRMTGAELVALIEEEIQRLPH